Proteins encoded together in one Candidatus Neomarinimicrobiota bacterium window:
- the hisC gene encoding histidinol-phosphate transaminase → MPLVPKNIKELAPYIPGRPIEQVRRELGLSEISQLASNENPLGPSPMAVEALRRESTQSNRYPESGGNGLRKELAVRFNIKTENVILGAGSESVMATIMRTFLLPEDEIITAADSFLGFTLLARASGKRVHWVPMKDNRYDLESMATHINEYTKIIYLANPDNPMGTYFTVEEFDSFMEKVPARVLIIMDEAYFEFARHLSDYPDSMHYRYDNVITLRTFSKAYGLAGVRIGYGFAHDELISNLMKVKPTFEPSRLALVAGTAALDDTDHLKKTVELTHKGIEFLNESFSQLGIPFVPSAANFVTTRWKSEVRAEEICQKTLKMGVILRHLKPFGWPSRIRVSVGLPHENEKVASALKSFL, encoded by the coding sequence ATGCCCCTTGTTCCGAAAAACATCAAAGAGCTCGCCCCTTACATCCCAGGCCGGCCCATTGAACAGGTCCGCAGGGAGCTTGGCCTCTCGGAGATCTCTCAACTGGCGTCAAACGAGAATCCCCTGGGTCCCTCTCCGATGGCTGTCGAAGCACTCCGAAGGGAATCGACCCAGTCAAACCGATACCCGGAGTCGGGAGGGAACGGACTTCGAAAAGAGTTGGCGGTCAGATTTAACATTAAGACTGAAAATGTGATACTGGGAGCGGGATCCGAAAGTGTTATGGCCACCATTATGCGGACGTTTCTTCTTCCTGAGGATGAAATCATCACGGCAGCCGACTCCTTTCTCGGGTTTACCCTGTTGGCCAGGGCGAGCGGAAAACGAGTCCACTGGGTCCCCATGAAAGACAACCGGTATGATCTGGAATCCATGGCCACGCACATCAATGAATACACGAAGATTATCTACCTCGCAAATCCTGACAATCCCATGGGGACCTATTTCACTGTCGAAGAATTCGACTCGTTCATGGAAAAAGTCCCTGCCCGGGTCCTTATCATTATGGACGAGGCTTACTTTGAATTCGCCCGGCATCTATCTGACTATCCGGACTCGATGCACTACCGGTACGATAATGTCATCACGCTTCGGACTTTTTCCAAAGCTTACGGTCTGGCGGGAGTTCGCATCGGTTACGGATTCGCCCATGATGAACTCATATCCAACCTTATGAAAGTAAAACCTACTTTCGAGCCATCGCGCCTGGCCCTTGTCGCAGGAACTGCAGCTCTGGACGACACAGACCATCTCAAGAAAACTGTGGAGCTCACCCATAAGGGTATTGAATTCCTCAATGAATCGTTTAGCCAACTGGGAATTCCTTTCGTACCCTCCGCCGCCAACTTCGTCACCACCAGATGGAAATCGGAAGTCCGGGCGGAAGAGATCTGCCAGAAGACCCTGAAAATGGGGGTGATCCTGAGACATCTAAAACCGTTCGGATGGCCTTCCCGCATCCGCGTATCCGTGGGCCTTCCACATGAGAATGAAAAAGTCGCAAGCGCGTTGAAATCATTTCTGTAA
- a CDS encoding class I adenylate-forming enzyme family protein: MIPYPSIRSLLESQVRRYGDRSFVISSSEGSRTKLSYNGFSRRVSHLAALLQSEGLAHGDRIAIPAGNGIQTLVEYFAIWMMGCVGVPVNATREERNRSSVRRSRASTVLFEMKEGLRTVHGFRTGRKSKLRDDVLIVLRTDNRGNLRGIVLSHYNILVNAMAIAGSLELTDDQTVLCTAPLSGVTGIVGCIMSALYAGCRIVLGTEGKPDFLLKLIDREGVHLAFADAQLLTGFLGSSGFRRKNSQSTFKCFVSSHRHLAPDITRKVERKFNVRVIPGFEIAEATCFSSFPPLSFSQPESTEGLPVGTALHACEMTVLDGQGEECSEGQTGWVAVRGHHVMKGYLDDEKATAHAFRFGWLDSGERGFYEKSPDGVKYFTVTGRK, translated from the coding sequence ATGATTCCATACCCCAGTATCCGTTCTCTTCTGGAGTCACAGGTTCGACGCTATGGTGACAGATCATTCGTGATTTCCTCCTCAGAGGGAAGCAGAACAAAACTCTCGTACAACGGATTCTCCCGGCGGGTCTCCCACCTGGCGGCCTTGCTGCAGTCCGAAGGGCTTGCCCATGGTGACCGAATCGCAATCCCTGCGGGGAACGGCATTCAAACCCTCGTGGAATACTTCGCAATCTGGATGATGGGGTGTGTCGGAGTTCCCGTCAATGCGACGCGAGAGGAACGAAACCGTTCCTCCGTTCGCAGGTCTCGGGCTTCCACGGTGCTTTTTGAGATGAAGGAGGGTTTGCGCACCGTACATGGCTTCCGTACGGGCAGGAAATCCAAGCTCCGGGACGACGTGTTAATCGTTCTCCGAACTGATAACAGGGGAAACTTGAGGGGGATTGTTCTCTCTCATTACAATATTCTGGTCAATGCCATGGCCATCGCCGGTTCTCTCGAATTGACCGATGACCAGACGGTCCTCTGCACAGCTCCTCTCAGCGGCGTTACAGGTATTGTGGGATGCATTATGTCAGCACTCTATGCAGGATGCCGAATTGTGTTAGGCACTGAAGGAAAGCCGGACTTTCTTCTGAAACTCATAGACAGGGAGGGGGTACACCTGGCCTTTGCAGACGCGCAACTGCTGACCGGTTTTCTCGGGTCCTCCGGATTTCGCCGGAAAAACTCACAGTCCACATTCAAGTGCTTCGTTTCCTCTCACCGCCATCTTGCACCGGATATCACCCGGAAAGTTGAGCGGAAGTTCAACGTTCGGGTCATTCCCGGATTTGAAATTGCCGAGGCAACATGCTTTTCCAGCTTCCCACCCCTCTCTTTCTCCCAGCCCGAATCCACGGAGGGTCTCCCCGTGGGAACAGCCCTTCATGCATGCGAAATGACCGTCCTGGACGGGCAAGGCGAGGAATGTTCTGAGGGGCAGACGGGATGGGTTGCCGTCCGGGGGCATCACGTCATGAAAGGCTACCTGGACGATGAGAAAGCTACAGCGCACGCTTTCAGGTTTGGATGGCTTGACAGTGGAGAGAGGGGATTCTACGAGAAGAGTCCTGACGGCGTCAAGTATTTCACCGTCACTGGAAGAAAGTGA